The Deinococcus misasensis DSM 22328 DNA segment CAGACGCATCCGTTCCAGACGCACACCCAGACTGATCGCATTGTCATCGCCAAGGTTCAGGAGGTTGGCGTAACGGCTCAGGAGCAAAGCGAGGGGCAGCAGAACAGCAGCCCAAGGCAGCAGGCGGTAGAAACGGATGTAATCTGCCCCGTAAATGGTGCCACTCAGGAAGGTGAGGGCCTGCCCCACCCCGTCCGGGGCACGCACCAGAATCAGTTGCTCTGCACTGCCCAGAGCTGCACCCACCGCAATGCCCACCAGAGCAAGGCGGTTTGGGCTGACCTGCCCATTCATGCGGGACAGCAGGTAAGTGAGGGCAAACCCGACCCATGCCCCTGCAAAAGCCCCCCACGGCAAAAGCCATGAAGGTGAGGCAGGCAACACCAGCAACACCAGCACAGCAGCCAGAGCTGCACCTGCATTCACCCCGATCACGTCCGGGGCAGCCAGAGGGTTGCGGATCACCCCTTGCAGCAGGGTTCCAGAAGCCGCAAACATCGCTCCGGTCAGGGCAGCAGTGAGGATCCTCGGGAGGCGCAGTTCCAGCACGATGCGGCTGTAAAGCTCTTCGGCCTGTCCGGTGAAACTGTGAAAGACCTCCAGCACCGGAACTGGAACGGTCCCGAGTCCGAGGGCCACCACTCCGAGCAGCACCATCAGGAGGGTCAGTCCAATCAGGTACAAAGAAGTGCGGGCGGTCATGAAGCCATCCTTTTGACACTGCGGGCCAGATAGATGAAAAACGGTGCACCAATGGCGGAAATCAGGATGCCCACCGGGGTTTCTGCTGGGAAGTCAATCAGCCTTGCAGCCACATCTGCAAGGGTCACAAGTGTCGCCCCGAGGACCGCTGCCACCGGAACCACCATCAGGTGGTTCACCCCCACCAGTTTGCGGGTGATGTGGGGAATCATCAGTCCCACAAAGCTGATCGGACCGCACACACTGACTGCGCTGGCAGCCAGCAGAACAGCCAGCAGGGTCAGCATCAACTGGTTCAAACGGGTTTTGATGCCCAGTCCAGTGGCGAGTTCTTCGCCAAGAGCCAGCAGATTCAGACGGTTGGCATAAATGAAGGTCAGGATGCCACCCACCAGCACCCACGGCCAGAGCATGTGGAATTGTTCCCAGTTGCGCCCAGCAATGCTGCCCGCCAGATTGAACATCACCCCTTGCGCTTGCTGCTCGAACAGGATTTTCAAGCTGCTGGCGGCAGAAGTGAACAGGGCACTGGCTGCCACCCCTGCCAGAGCCAGCTTTAAAGGTGAAAACCCCACACTGCTGGTCAGTCCAAACACCAGCAAAGCCGCCAGAAGTCCACCCAGAAAGCCAAAAGGCACATACAGGAAGGCGGGCAGGGCAGGGAAGAAAACCACCATCAAAAGCAAAGCCAGTGCAGCCCCGGCATTCACGCCCAGCAGTCCCGGACTGGCCAGAGGGTTGCGGGTCACGCATTGCAGAATCGTTCCAGACAGGGCCAGTGCGATTCCAGCCAGCACACCGACCAGTGCTCTGGGCAGGCGCAGGGTGTGCACGATCAGGCTGTTTTGTTCGTCTGAGGGTTGAAACACCAGAGACCACACTTCCATCAAAGGAATGCGCGCAGCCCCAATGCTGACGGAAAGGGCGAAGCTGAAAGCCAAAAGCAGCAGGCTGAGCAGCAGGATCAGGGTGAATCTGGGGGTCTCTGGCATAACTGACAATTCCGACCGAAATGGTCAACTTAGAGAGTTTAAGGCTCGACCAGAGCAGGTGTCAAGGGTGGAGAAGGCAGAAGGCAGAAGGCAGAAGGCAGAAGGCAGAAGGCAGAANNNNNNNNNNAGAAGGCAGAAGGCAGAAGGCAGAAGG contains these protein-coding regions:
- a CDS encoding FecCD family ABC transporter permease yields the protein MTARTSLYLIGLTLLMVLLGVVALGLGTVPVPVLEVFHSFTGQAEELYSRIVLELRLPRILTAALTGAMFAASGTLLQGVIRNPLAAPDVIGVNAGAALAAVLVLLVLPASPSWLLPWGAFAGAWVGFALTYLLSRMNGQVSPNRLALVGIAVGAALGSAEQLILVRAPDGVGQALTFLSGTIYGADYIRFYRLLPWAAVLLPLALLLSRYANLLNLGDDNAISLGVRLERMRLVLLTVAVGLAAAAVTGAGLLGFVGLVAPHMARLMVGPQHQNSLPVSMLLGALLVIGADTLGRSILPPIEIPAGLLTTLIGAPYFLYLLKKNR
- a CDS encoding FecCD family ABC transporter permease, encoding MPETPRFTLILLLSLLLLAFSFALSVSIGAARIPLMEVWSLVFQPSDEQNSLIVHTLRLPRALVGVLAGIALALSGTILQCVTRNPLASPGLLGVNAGAALALLLMVVFFPALPAFLYVPFGFLGGLLAALLVFGLTSSVGFSPLKLALAGVAASALFTSAASSLKILFEQQAQGVMFNLAGSIAGRNWEQFHMLWPWVLVGGILTFIYANRLNLLALGEELATGLGIKTRLNQLMLTLLAVLLAASAVSVCGPISFVGLMIPHITRKLVGVNHLMVVPVAAVLGATLVTLADVAARLIDFPAETPVGILISAIGAPFFIYLARSVKRMAS